One genomic segment of candidate division KSB1 bacterium includes these proteins:
- a CDS encoding HAD-IA family hydrolase has product MSKIKFENINTLFLDVGNTLISIDFVWICTELRKLEIQCDAGQLQKAEASARPVISKRIQEFKGRKGLEAHVLYLELIFSKLPEKMVHEKIQIIQIVEKLVPILYPDGNVLRLWSYVLPGVREALQKLKEMNLKIVAVSNGDGTVEAQLTDQNLISYFDTVIDSHAVGVSKPDPKIFEYALRVSRTAPERTLFVGDIYSVDIVGAWSAGLSAILLDPYGDWPDVDCERITDLLSLCSKIATSR; this is encoded by the coding sequence ATGTCTAAAATAAAATTTGAGAATATTAATACTCTCTTTCTGGATGTAGGGAATACCCTCATCTCTATTGATTTTGTTTGGATATGTACAGAACTAAGAAAACTGGAAATCCAGTGTGATGCAGGACAACTACAAAAGGCGGAAGCTTCAGCCCGTCCAGTGATTTCTAAACGAATTCAGGAATTTAAAGGTAGGAAAGGTTTAGAGGCTCATGTCTTATACCTGGAATTGATTTTTAGCAAACTACCGGAGAAAATGGTTCACGAAAAAATTCAAATAATCCAAATTGTAGAAAAACTTGTTCCGATTCTATACCCGGATGGAAATGTGCTCCGTCTTTGGTCCTACGTTTTGCCGGGAGTCCGGGAAGCTTTACAAAAATTAAAAGAGATGAATCTAAAAATAGTAGCGGTTAGCAATGGAGATGGGACAGTCGAAGCGCAATTAACAGATCAGAATCTTATTTCTTATTTTGACACTGTTATTGATTCCCACGCAGTTGGAGTTTCAAAACCTGATCCCAAAATATTTGAGTATGCTCTTCGAGTTTCCAGGACAGCTCCTGAACGTACATTATTTGTCGGCGATATCTATAGTGTTGATATAGTAGGAGCATGGTCGGCTGGTTTATCCGCTATTTTGCTTGATCCCTATGGTGATTGGCCTGATGTGGACTGTGAACGCATCACCGATTTATTATCACTTTGTAGCAAAATTGCAACTTCTAGATAG
- a CDS encoding NAD(P)H-dependent oxidoreductase: MIKIATILGTVRPGNYTGKALALVQDEIKKNKDIELDIIDPSKLNLALPGQSNNSFDSDRIREMILNATGIVISTPEYHGSFSATVKLIIENLGFPSSLATKPVALLGVAAGQIGAIKSLEQLRSVCSHVGAIVLPGPVSVANVRSVFDEDGNCLDEKIEKRVRSVATSLIDFIHNNICPRFALEQFVREEVVI, encoded by the coding sequence ATGATAAAAATTGCCACAATCTTAGGAACAGTAAGACCTGGTAATTACACAGGCAAAGCATTGGCATTGGTGCAAGATGAGATTAAAAAAAATAAAGACATTGAGTTGGATATAATAGATCCCTCTAAACTCAATTTAGCATTGCCAGGACAATCGAATAATTCATTTGACAGTGATCGAATCAGGGAAATGATATTGAATGCAACAGGGATTGTGATTTCAACACCGGAATATCATGGTAGCTTTAGCGCCACCGTCAAACTTATCATTGAGAACTTAGGATTTCCGTCCTCATTAGCGACTAAACCAGTAGCTTTATTAGGTGTAGCCGCAGGTCAAATTGGCGCCATAAAATCCCTGGAACAATTGAGAAGCGTTTGTTCACATGTGGGTGCTATTGTGTTGCCTGGCCCGGTTTCAGTTGCAAATGTGAGATCTGTTTTTGATGAAGATGGCAATTGCCTTGATGAAAAAATAGAAAAACGTGTTCGAAGTGTTGCAACCAGTTTAATTGATTTTATTCACAATAATATTTGTCCAAGGTTTGCCCTCGAACAATTCGTCAGGGAGGAAGTGGTTATTTAA
- a CDS encoding HDOD domain-containing protein, with protein sequence MEKQILFVDDEIDLLQGLRRMLRGMRNVWSMSFASSGEEALNLMADIDIDVIVSDLQMPGMDGIELLSKIREKHPNCIRIVLSGQSNIETVMHLVGIAHQYLSKPCDTELLKSTIKRSCTLREAVSNKSIIKIIAKIDTVPSLPAVYTELIEEMQSDNSSVKKVGEIVSRDVGMTAKILKLVNSSYFGLPRHVATPTDATILLGVETITSLVLSAHAFSQFDTKKILGLSIDDVIFHSLEIGRLANRIAIKEQINKSDADHALLGGLLHDCGKLVLAANLSDDYISTLELMNSENIGFTEAEQKVFGTTHAEVGGALLGIWGLPDPVVEAVTFHHTPELAPHSEFSPLMAVHVANCLFHKKNNGNNLNENVNINLDCLTQLKMIDKIPNWQALLN encoded by the coding sequence ATGGAAAAGCAAATTCTTTTTGTTGATGATGAGATTGATCTTCTTCAGGGATTAAGACGTATGCTGCGCGGAATGCGTAATGTATGGAGTATGAGCTTCGCATCTAGTGGAGAGGAAGCATTAAACTTGATGGCTGACATTGATATTGACGTTATCGTGTCTGACCTTCAAATGCCAGGTATGGATGGAATCGAATTGTTAAGTAAAATTCGAGAAAAGCATCCAAATTGCATTCGCATAGTTTTATCGGGTCAATCGAATATTGAAACTGTTATGCATCTAGTAGGAATAGCTCACCAATATCTATCAAAACCTTGTGATACTGAATTATTAAAATCAACAATAAAAAGGTCTTGTACTTTACGCGAGGCGGTTTCTAATAAATCTATAATAAAAATTATCGCTAAAATAGATACTGTACCGAGTCTTCCAGCAGTTTATACCGAATTAATTGAGGAGATGCAATCAGACAACTCCTCAGTGAAGAAAGTTGGTGAAATTGTTTCCCGGGATGTTGGAATGACTGCTAAAATTCTCAAATTAGTTAATTCATCGTACTTTGGTCTTCCCAGGCATGTTGCAACCCCTACTGACGCTACTATTCTATTAGGCGTAGAAACAATCACTTCCTTAGTATTATCTGCTCATGCTTTCTCTCAGTTTGATACAAAAAAAATATTGGGTTTATCAATCGACGATGTGATTTTCCATAGCCTGGAAATAGGTAGACTAGCAAACAGAATTGCTATAAAAGAGCAGATTAATAAATCGGACGCAGATCACGCCCTTCTGGGTGGATTGCTTCATGACTGCGGAAAACTAGTCCTTGCAGCGAATCTAAGTGATGATTATATTTCAACTTTAGAACTAATGAATTCAGAAAATATTGGATTTACAGAAGCAGAGCAAAAAGTATTTGGAACCACTCATGCGGAAGTAGGCGGCGCATTATTAGGGATTTGGGGATTGCCAGATCCAGTAGTAGAAGCTGTCACTTTTCACCATACCCCTGAATTAGCACCCCACAGTGAATTTTCTCCTTTAATGGCAGTTCATGTTGCAAATTGCTTGTTTCACAAAAAAAATAATGGGAATAACCTTAATGAAAATGTGAATATTAATTTGGATTGTTTAACACAACTTAAAATGATAGATAAAATTCCAAATTGGCAGGCATTGCTAAATTGA
- a CDS encoding response regulator, whose amino-acid sequence MGKKRIIFIDDEPNVLEGLRRNLRRKNDKWEMNFFNSGNQAIEFISQIQPPDLIVCDIMMPEMDGYTVLSKLREDPKTAIVPFIFLTGKGEKNDIRQGMDLGADDFLTKPFTAVELSSAISARLKKKVATDHYSEEKLNQLRKNIVFTMPHELRTPLTGIICNTDLIIDCFDMLESNDIIELTQGIRKSSIRLGRLIENYLIYAQIEVISSDKEKIEALKRFHTYEIGGILKDISKQKAKDFGREKDLNLEIENSSICISEEYFIKIIRELLDNAFKFSNHGTPVEVKSTVQDEFCTLSITDYGVGFKNNQINEIGAYMQFERENLEQQGSGMGLIIAKRLTELHGGKLAIESSSNIKTIVRVSLITKIIV is encoded by the coding sequence ATGGGAAAAAAGCGAATAATATTTATTGATGATGAACCAAACGTTCTTGAAGGATTGAGGCGTAACCTTCGTAGAAAAAATGATAAATGGGAGATGAATTTCTTTAACAGTGGTAATCAAGCAATAGAATTCATTTCTCAAATACAACCACCCGATTTAATTGTATGCGACATTATGATGCCGGAGATGGATGGATACACTGTTCTAAGTAAATTGCGTGAAGATCCAAAAACAGCAATTGTTCCATTTATATTTTTAACCGGTAAAGGGGAAAAGAACGATATCCGGCAGGGAATGGATTTAGGAGCGGATGACTTTCTAACTAAACCATTCACAGCCGTTGAGTTATCTTCTGCAATCAGCGCGAGACTCAAAAAAAAGGTAGCAACTGATCATTATTCAGAAGAGAAACTTAATCAGTTAAGGAAAAATATTGTTTTTACAATGCCCCATGAATTAAGAACCCCCTTAACTGGAATCATATGCAACACCGATTTAATCATAGATTGTTTTGATATGTTAGAAAGTAATGATATTATTGAACTTACCCAAGGCATCCGTAAGTCGTCGATTAGATTGGGAAGACTTATCGAAAATTATTTAATTTATGCTCAAATTGAGGTAATCAGCTCTGATAAAGAGAAAATTGAAGCACTTAAGAGATTTCATACTTATGAAATTGGAGGGATCCTTAAAGATATCTCAAAACAAAAAGCCAAAGATTTTGGAAGGGAGAAGGATTTAAACTTAGAAATCGAAAATAGTTCTATTTGCATCTCAGAAGAATATTTTATAAAAATTATAAGAGAACTACTGGATAATGCATTTAAGTTCTCAAACCATGGAACTCCAGTTGAAGTGAAAAGCACAGTTCAGGATGAATTTTGTACCCTTTCAATAACTGATTACGGAGTGGGTTTTAAAAATAATCAAATTAATGAAATTGGCGCATATATGCAGTTTGAGCGTGAAAACCTAGAGCAACAAGGTTCTGGCATGGGGCTCATAATAGCAAAACGTCTAACCGAATTGCACGGGGGAAAATTAGCAATCGAGAGCTCCTCTAATATTAAAACTATTGTCAGAGTTTCACTAATAACCAAAATAATAGTTTAA
- a CDS encoding response regulator translates to MQVLISDSDPNSLSIIKQTVQDIGHDPIIKNGNLSWKELQQKNSPKLAILDLPFLSTNGINLSTQVRKVNSNGTTIIFVTDKGSVPNISPLCSGMNDFITKPFQASELIARIKITKQTNNLQDRPLKLEKEVLSYQTENEQLLASIPCMLIELDMDHRITRWNDFASKIFELDKNEVVGRSLLQCQIEWDWNAAEEQIKMCHNSKQTYHLDDIHYTKPDGTGGFLGITINPIINESGKIYGILLFGAEITKRRELESQLIQAQKLESIGQLAAGIAHEINTPMQFVGDNTIFLRDAFEDLRLLQNSYENLLDATRDDNVQKELVKKIEVELEEIEADYLYEEIPKALKQTLAGIERISKIVRAMKDFSYPDNGDKVNIDINKSIASTVTVAGGEWKYVADIITDFDPNLPLVPCVAGEFNQVILNLIINAVHAISDGRDNRNPENGIIKISTHHVDNWAEVRISDSGVGIPEEIRDKIFNPFFTTKEIGKGTGQGLAIAHSVITQKHSGSLIFETEMGKGTTFIIRLPILEVEE, encoded by the coding sequence ATGCAAGTATTAATTTCTGACTCAGATCCAAATTCTTTGTCAATTATTAAACAAACGGTTCAAGACATTGGTCATGATCCTATTATAAAAAATGGCAACCTTTCTTGGAAAGAACTTCAACAAAAAAATAGCCCAAAACTGGCCATACTAGATTTACCATTCTTAAGTACAAATGGAATCAATCTCAGTACTCAAGTAAGAAAAGTTAATAGTAATGGGACAACAATAATTTTTGTAACTGACAAAGGATCCGTCCCAAACATATCACCTTTGTGCTCCGGAATGAATGATTTCATAACAAAACCTTTTCAAGCTAGCGAATTGATCGCTCGCATAAAAATTACAAAGCAGACAAATAATTTACAGGATAGACCATTAAAATTAGAAAAAGAGGTTCTATCTTACCAGACCGAGAATGAACAACTTTTGGCTTCAATCCCATGCATGTTGATAGAATTAGATATGGATCATAGAATAACAAGATGGAACGATTTCGCATCCAAAATTTTCGAGCTCGATAAAAATGAAGTAGTGGGTCGATCATTGTTACAATGCCAAATTGAATGGGATTGGAACGCTGCCGAAGAACAAATTAAAATGTGTCATAATTCAAAACAAACCTATCATTTAGATGATATTCACTACACCAAGCCTGATGGAACTGGCGGCTTTCTTGGTATAACTATCAATCCCATAATCAACGAGTCTGGTAAAATCTATGGTATTCTTCTTTTTGGCGCTGAAATCACAAAACGTAGAGAATTAGAAAGTCAACTGATACAAGCGCAAAAGTTAGAATCTATTGGTCAGTTAGCTGCTGGTATAGCGCATGAGATAAATACACCTATGCAGTTTGTTGGAGACAATACAATCTTTTTGAGGGATGCTTTTGAAGACTTAAGATTACTACAAAATAGTTATGAAAATCTTTTGGATGCAACGAGAGATGATAACGTTCAAAAAGAACTAGTAAAAAAAATAGAGGTAGAACTTGAAGAAATAGAGGCAGATTATCTATATGAGGAAATACCCAAAGCTCTAAAACAAACTTTGGCCGGTATTGAACGGATCTCAAAAATCGTACGTGCTATGAAAGATTTTTCTTATCCTGACAATGGAGATAAAGTAAATATTGATATAAATAAATCGATTGCAAGTACGGTTACAGTTGCCGGAGGTGAGTGGAAATATGTAGCAGATATTATTACGGACTTTGATCCCAATCTGCCATTGGTTCCTTGCGTAGCTGGAGAATTTAATCAAGTTATTTTGAATTTAATCATCAATGCAGTTCATGCAATTTCCGATGGTAGGGACAACCGAAATCCTGAAAATGGTATAATAAAAATATCCACTCATCATGTAGACAATTGGGCAGAGGTTCGTATTAGTGATTCTGGAGTTGGAATACCAGAGGAAATAAGAGATAAGATATTTAATCCATTTTTCACGACTAAAGAAATTGGGAAAGGTACCGGCCAGGGTCTTGCAATTGCTCATTCCGTGATAACTCAGAAACACTCAGGTAGTCTAATTTTCGAAACAGAAATGGGTAAAGGGACAACATTCATAATCCGCCTTCCAATTTTAGAAGTTGAAGAATAA
- a CDS encoding SpoIIE family protein phosphatase, translating to MMDPISNPEFKGSNKAIKILIADDEPTILRMLEIYFAKKGYDIVLARNGLEAWEELQKPDPPQLMVIDWMMPKLDGLKLTRRIRTSNLAHYVYIIMVTAKGEKQDLLEAIDLGVDDYLTKPFNYSELHARVRAGERITNLERTLAHKNKELEEKNIRFITEANNRMKKDLEAAAKIQEALLPKNIPEVEGIKFGWQFKPCTELAGDILNLYWLDSKHIGLFVLDVSGHGVASALKSVTLSYLLSPVQNQSSILRRKIKGSSTFQINSPAKVLHQLNQQFPVDMETGQFFTVIYGILNIETYEFIFSSAGHPDPILIRNSSNPTILKSSNFPIGFTEEVAYNDYKVCLKPGDRLYLYSDGITEAKESNSEEFGLTRFVQFLNENRKMSFEDSLPKLLKEVTTWHGNSSLDDDASLLALEITGIIKSNEIPKENKHQHLLELKN from the coding sequence ATGATGGATCCCATCTCCAATCCGGAATTTAAAGGTTCTAATAAAGCAATTAAAATATTAATAGCTGACGATGAACCAACAATTTTGCGAATGTTGGAAATTTATTTCGCAAAAAAAGGGTACGATATTGTTTTAGCGCGAAATGGGTTAGAAGCCTGGGAAGAGTTGCAAAAACCTGATCCTCCTCAATTAATGGTTATTGATTGGATGATGCCAAAATTGGATGGCTTAAAGCTAACTCGGCGAATTCGCACATCTAACTTGGCTCACTATGTTTACATAATCATGGTCACTGCAAAAGGGGAGAAACAGGATCTTCTTGAAGCTATTGACCTGGGTGTAGATGATTATTTAACAAAACCTTTTAATTATAGCGAGTTACATGCCAGAGTGCGTGCCGGAGAACGAATCACAAACCTGGAGCGGACACTTGCTCATAAGAACAAAGAGCTGGAAGAAAAGAACATTCGTTTTATTACCGAAGCTAATAATCGGATGAAAAAAGATCTGGAAGCTGCTGCTAAGATCCAAGAAGCGCTTTTGCCAAAAAACATTCCTGAAGTTGAAGGGATTAAATTTGGTTGGCAATTTAAACCCTGCACAGAATTAGCGGGTGATATTCTAAATTTATATTGGCTGGATAGTAAACACATCGGTCTTTTTGTATTAGATGTTAGTGGTCATGGCGTAGCTTCTGCATTAAAATCTGTTACTCTAAGCTATCTTTTGTCTCCTGTTCAAAATCAATCATCTATTCTAAGAAGGAAAATCAAAGGGTCCTCAACCTTTCAAATTAATTCTCCTGCTAAAGTATTGCATCAATTAAATCAACAATTTCCAGTCGATATGGAAACCGGTCAATTTTTTACTGTCATTTATGGAATTCTAAATATTGAGACTTACGAATTTATATTTTCCTCAGCTGGTCATCCTGACCCTATTTTAATCCGGAATTCAAGTAATCCAACCATTTTAAAGTCGTCAAATTTTCCTATAGGATTTACGGAAGAGGTTGCTTACAATGATTACAAAGTTTGTCTAAAACCAGGGGATCGGCTTTATTTGTACTCAGACGGCATTACAGAGGCTAAAGAATCCAATAGTGAGGAGTTTGGCCTTACTCGTTTTGTCCAGTTCCTAAACGAAAACCGCAAAATGAGTTTTGAAGATTCTCTACCCAAGTTACTGAAGGAAGTTACAACTTGGCATGGAAATTCAAGTTTAGATGACGATGCGTCTCTATTGGCATTAGAAATTACCGGTATAATAAAATCGAACGAAATCCCTAAAGAAAATAAACATCAACATCTATTAGAGTTGAAAAACTAG
- a CDS encoding STAS domain-containing protein gives MDISISKSESEVQVKISGPINESDGENLKNTFNNALNESGKNVVVDLTYVPTITSSGISKILVLLHQLKKQNRELAVAGIHINLHSLFSSINLDKLIKIRNI, from the coding sequence ATGGATATATCTATTTCAAAATCAGAATCTGAGGTGCAAGTAAAAATATCCGGGCCAATAAATGAATCTGACGGAGAAAATCTTAAGAATACATTTAATAATGCACTGAATGAATCAGGGAAGAATGTGGTCGTGGACTTGACCTACGTACCTACAATAACTAGTTCTGGAATCAGTAAAATTTTGGTTCTTCTACATCAGCTCAAAAAACAAAACCGTGAATTAGCTGTAGCGGGTATACATATTAATTTACATTCATTGTTCAGTTCAATAAATTTGGACAAGCTAATTAAGATCCGCAACATTTGA
- a CDS encoding ATP-binding protein, whose product MRCSELFLNEPTKLLKNILVISANGLKRSVLLNKTLKSNGCHIENIKSCKDAIYHLETTRDVNLVLYDPKTQDLDCVEFLKIIRSINPELEVILIDSASNYDSNLGGSISNAIHFLEPPFNDSKLEELLFKIDKLENQKEVSIESEPLVNHLTIDFSVRSRNFHLDTINLKLEDLLRKYTKMNYLEIQNVLLAFQETVQNAQEHGNLALKSEWKEEFIVKDNCTMFEKAMQERLNDALYADRQINIQVTIDQSFVQFSVEDEGSGVASFDIDDEKVGAIHGLGLKMIKNLMDEVRFNQRGNRVTIRKYFYT is encoded by the coding sequence ATGAGATGCTCTGAATTATTTTTAAATGAACCCACAAAATTACTAAAAAACATTCTTGTAATTAGTGCAAACGGATTAAAAAGAAGTGTCCTTCTTAATAAAACTCTAAAGTCGAATGGTTGCCATATTGAGAACATTAAGAGTTGTAAGGATGCGATCTATCATCTAGAAACAACTCGAGATGTGAATCTTGTTTTATATGATCCTAAGACACAAGATTTGGATTGTGTGGAATTCCTTAAAATAATTAGATCGATTAATCCGGAACTGGAAGTTATTCTGATTGATTCTGCTTCAAATTATGATTCGAATTTAGGAGGTAGTATTTCCAATGCTATTCATTTTCTGGAACCGCCTTTCAACGATTCAAAGTTGGAGGAACTTCTATTTAAAATAGACAAATTAGAGAATCAAAAAGAGGTAAGTATTGAGTCAGAACCTTTGGTCAATCACCTAACGATAGATTTTTCAGTACGTTCCCGTAATTTCCACTTAGACACAATAAATCTGAAATTAGAAGATTTATTACGGAAATATACAAAAATGAATTATTTAGAAATTCAAAATGTACTGCTTGCTTTTCAGGAAACTGTTCAAAATGCCCAGGAGCATGGTAACCTCGCTTTAAAATCCGAATGGAAAGAAGAATTTATAGTTAAAGATAATTGCACAATGTTTGAAAAAGCTATGCAGGAAAGATTGAATGATGCATTATATGCAGATCGGCAAATTAATATCCAAGTGACAATAGATCAATCTTTCGTTCAGTTTTCGGTTGAAGATGAGGGTTCGGGAGTAGCTTCATTTGACATCGATGATGAGAAGGTGGGGGCAATCCATGGACTAGGTTTGAAAATGATAAAAAACCTTATGGATGAAGTTAGATTTAATCAACGAGGCAATAGAGTAACAATTCGTAAATATTTTTATACATAA
- a CDS encoding methyl-accepting chemotaxis protein, with protein sequence MDAINKFCAESSQGSSTLANRLKDMVSKYIEELLSRRSDLQDIEFRSKELSTLSSISAKRISGEGILAALDGTWSILNSICIHYMLTQRKKEENLKLLVKITEYLSDFSISLEGFNNIVKMLKMLGTFTKVEGTRLNIENNGFEKIAEDVEKLADQIKLKYPEMQSQSEEITEHIEKTLDRLYDSVDKQNVRLDGMLETAQKDLESVINSQDTRIKFAKYISELTKKIHKSTTKVLSFVELDNSCIQKTNTLVSSLQEMSKQFIELPLYGDDPVKFSNEVQHAISQCELQSNELINIWNNKRHSNDQVAIAFFEIRDFLKEDNQLQESLNASFESETLFLMEVEKELQEIAEFAFENDKVDQEISATLSSLAKKAANLSSYIGSINEIGSSLELIGVNAQIKAAGAGEQGRAIGVLAEEIHKLSLDAHHLTNIVFIKLDEVISFGKKLISENNSGSISHNSEIENQIKLMRSKMKSLIEINQNVDSLLDRLKSEEEILFDDIKNTNERLGNSIIHENVIEDIQKFLKIIAIQTPSIISNREISIT encoded by the coding sequence ATGGATGCTATCAACAAGTTCTGTGCGGAATCAAGCCAGGGTAGCTCTACACTAGCAAATCGTCTAAAGGACATGGTCTCTAAATATATAGAGGAATTGCTTTCCAGAAGATCAGATTTGCAAGATATTGAGTTTCGATCAAAAGAGTTATCGACACTATCTTCTATTTCTGCAAAAAGAATATCCGGGGAAGGGATCCTAGCGGCGTTAGATGGTACTTGGAGTATTTTAAATTCTATCTGTATTCATTATATGCTTACGCAGAGAAAAAAAGAAGAAAATTTAAAACTTTTGGTGAAAATTACTGAGTACCTTTCTGATTTCTCCATTTCATTAGAAGGATTCAACAATATTGTTAAAATGCTAAAAATGCTCGGTACTTTCACAAAAGTAGAAGGCACCAGACTAAATATTGAAAATAACGGCTTTGAAAAGATCGCAGAAGACGTGGAAAAATTAGCAGATCAGATTAAATTGAAATATCCGGAAATGCAGTCCCAATCTGAAGAAATAACAGAGCATATTGAGAAAACCCTTGATAGATTGTACGATTCTGTTGATAAACAAAATGTTAGATTAGATGGAATGCTTGAAACTGCTCAAAAAGATCTGGAATCTGTTATTAATAGTCAAGATACAAGAATTAAGTTTGCAAAATACATTTCAGAATTGACAAAGAAAATTCATAAATCAACAACAAAAGTTCTAAGCTTTGTTGAGTTAGATAATTCCTGTATTCAGAAAACAAATACTTTAGTTTCTTCTTTGCAGGAAATGTCGAAGCAATTTATTGAATTACCACTTTATGGTGACGATCCGGTCAAATTTTCCAATGAAGTCCAACATGCCATTAGTCAATGTGAATTGCAGTCAAATGAGTTAATAAACATTTGGAATAATAAACGACATTCAAATGATCAAGTCGCCATTGCCTTTTTTGAGATAAGGGATTTTCTAAAAGAGGACAATCAATTGCAAGAATCCTTGAATGCTAGTTTTGAATCTGAAACATTATTCTTGATGGAAGTCGAAAAAGAATTACAGGAAATTGCTGAATTTGCCTTTGAAAATGACAAAGTAGATCAGGAAATATCTGCTACCTTATCTTCGTTAGCAAAAAAAGCAGCTAATCTTTCATCTTACATTGGTTCAATTAATGAAATTGGTTCAAGTTTAGAACTAATTGGTGTGAATGCACAGATAAAAGCAGCAGGTGCTGGAGAGCAAGGAAGGGCAATTGGGGTACTTGCCGAAGAAATTCACAAACTCTCATTGGATGCTCATCATCTAACGAATATAGTTTTTATAAAATTGGATGAAGTTATCTCTTTTGGAAAGAAATTAATATCTGAGAATAACTCAGGTTCTATTTCTCATAACTCTGAGATTGAGAATCAAATAAAGTTAATGCGGTCAAAAATGAAATCACTTATTGAGATTAATCAAAATGTGGATTCATTGCTAGATCGATTGAAATCAGAAGAAGAAATTCTCTTTGACGATATTAAGAATACAAATGAAAGATTGGGGAACAGCATAATTCATGAAAATGTAATCGAAGATATCCAGAAGTTTTTAAAAATAATAGCTATACAAACTCCTTCAATCATTTCAAATCGAGAGATTTCTATCACATAG